In the genome of Rhopalosiphum padi isolate XX-2018 chromosome 1, ASM2088224v1, whole genome shotgun sequence, the window TACTAGTACAAGTAGTGATAAAGTTTTCACATTGCATGGTAGTAGCCAACCAACTACCAATACAAATACAGAATCTGTAATAATGCCATCAAGAATTTTACCTGATAATGCAATTCGAACTTcagtatttataactaataacaaccAAAAACAAACATTACCAGTTAAACCTAGACCTTCAAGCAGCAACTCCATATCTAGTATTGATGATAATACATTGCATTTACAAAGATTAGGTGGTaagtaacatttattattttaatattagatattaataatatagagataattgtatttatacattttactttagAATTCCTTTCGGTTTATAATTTGGATCATAAAACTGCTCATTTACAACCTCGAGGCCTAACAAATCGTAACACACGTTGTTATATAAATGCCACATTACAGGCTTTGTTAACATGCCCTCCTTTTTTCAACCTCATGAGAAGTGTACAATTTAAACTCAAAAATAGAAACAATCGAGGACAACAAAAAACCCAAACCCCAATTCTAGAAAGCATGTatgttatatctattatattaaatgcttatctgaatttaaaataataccttaCTTTTGAATATTAGGGTTCAATTTATTGGAGAATTTCAACAACTAAGCATTAAAAATGGTAGAACTACTCAACAGCAACGTCAAGCTACATCAGTTGCTACTCAAGAAACACCTGATACTGGTCCAGCTTTTGAACCcagttatgtttataaaatattaccagCTTTTGAAGAAGGCCGCCAAGAAGATGCTGAAGAATTTATGAGTTATCTTCTTAATGGAATTAATGATGAAATGATTGAAGTAAGTTAGAGATTCTTATAATATACCGTgcctttattaataaaattactattttcagCTAATTAAAATGAGCAAATCTAACATAAGCAATGGTGAAACTCAAGCTGAAGTTGatgttattgataataacaATGAGTGGAAAGTTAGTACTGCAATTTTTCTCTTAAAtaacttgtatttatatttattaatatttttaggaagTCAATGGTAAACATAAAATGGTGACCAGAAGAACAGTAATGGAAAAAACTCCACTGTCTGAGATATTCCGTGGACAGCTACGTACTCGTACAGTAAAAAATGGTGAAAATGAACCGACTGAAAATATTGAACCTTTCTTTACACTTAAGCTAGACATTGAGGTAATATActgtgaaatttataaataataatcacaattgtagcttatacataatattttaactgtagAAAGCAAAATCTGTTCGGGAAGCTTTGGATATGCTAGTCAATAAAGACACACTCGAAGGATTGACTTGTCCTAAAACTAACCGAGAGCTAGATGCATACCAACAAGTTACTATTGATGAACTACCTTATGTCTTGTTATTGCAtcttaaatgttttgaatacaAGCAACAGAAGCTGACTAAAATTGTGAAAAACGTCGAGTTCTCCGTTGATCTTAAAATTGAACCTAGTAAGTGCACattttgttgtttaatataACATTCCATTTTTCTATTTGTTTCGAATCTGAGTTATTTCATaagatttgtttttgaaatttggGTACATTAATTTGATTCATAAGAGTagcatttgaataatttatattcaaaagctTAGTTTTGTGTCAtacaaaaattttaacatttttatttaatttatatgaagtTATACATTTCCACTTTTCatctatttttagtttaatattaatactgaactattttcaaaaagtggtaaataaaaactattttctgACAGTTGATCTATggtaaacaacaatattatatggtcagaataatgaaaattacatttttcataaagtataatatattataatttaaaatataagtctagggattataattatattatatattagaaaatactCATAGACTAGTAgttatatttacacataatgttaaatttagcGATATtgaattcaatgtttttttttcagggCTCATATCAAAAAATTCCAAGATTAACATGAAGACAAGACAGTATAAGCTTTTTGCAGGTAAAcacaattttaatgtaatttcacATAACCATTTAGACCCCGTTTTATTTAAGCCGGctcatataactatattttgttgTGTGGGTGTGCTAAGAACGGGCATATTATCTTCGGTTTGTGTGTATGGAATTTTTCTACTTGTGAATTTTTCTAAAGAAATAGCTGAAACAGTGTCCAATGcaagtttatatattagattcccagccaaattatttattaaccccGTTTTATTTAAGCCGGctcatataactatattttgttgtatggGTGTGCTAAGAACGGGCATATTATCTTCAGTTTGTGTGTATGGAATTTTTCTACTTGTGAATTTTTCTAAAGAAATAGCTGAAACAGTGTCCAATGcaagtttatatattagattcccagccaaattatttattaaccccGTTTTATTTAAGCCGGctcatataactatattttgttgtatggGTGTGCTAAGAACGGGCATATAATCTTCAGTTTGTGTGTATGGAATTTTTCTACTTGTGAATTTTTCTAAAGAAATAGCTGAAACAGTGTCCAATGCAAGTTTATCTATTAGATTCCCagccaaattatttattaaccccGTTTTATTTAAGCCGGctcatataactatattttgttgtatggGTGTGCTAAGAACGGGCATATTATCTTCAGTTTGTGTGTATGGAATTTTTCTACTTGTGAATTTTTCTAAAGAAATAGCTAAAACAGTGTCCAATGcaagtttatatattagattccTAGCCAGATTATATATTCACCTCTTTTATTAAGACCGGTTAGccctttttattaatttttgttttatgggTTTGCTaagaacttaaaattattaaatgttgatctgaaaatataattattttaatcttgatTAGGAACTAAACAGTTTTTCCCACTTTATATAAgtgtgttaaattatattttttttgaataagtaGGTGTATCTAAAACAGATTAAGTATCTCAAGCttaggtatatagatatattttgttcatatataattctaaataaattaagtataatttgtgctacacatttttaaaaaaaaagccttgcagttttttatgtatatccaataacaaattacaatatatatttttatttttttcaagttgTTTATCATGATGGTAAAGAAGCAAACAAAGGTCATTACTTCGCTGATGTGTTTTATGTGGCACTCGGTAGATGGTTACGGTTTGATGATGCGTCTGTACGATTTGTCACTGACAAAGAAGTTTGTCAACCGAAACCGCCATGTATGCCGTATTTGCTGTACTACAGAAGAAATGACACAATTGCTGCACTTTCAGCATTTGATAATAAAGGCAGATAGTTCGTTATTTTTACAGACATTGGTACGTATTTTGCCACGCCTGGGCCACATATGCGAATtgcatgaatattttttaaatacataatttttttttttattactattatttatgttaatttattatttttagatgtaTAGTTATCAAAATGAAAACCCCTTAGTgagatacataatatttcttatGGATAGATATTTATACTTAGTTGGCCTTCATAGACATTGGggggttttttcttttttctctaTGTTGAATCATATTAACACAGGGTtactttaaacaaaaatgtttttattattattattatttattaaaatgtaaataacaataataatagttgtattgTCTGATGacaattttgttagtttttctcttaaaaaatactgtcatttttttttttttaaggcgtATTTAAAACGTGACAATGTGTTAATGGTTAAGCGAAGTATAGTTGTTTTTGCCTATTTGTGCAAGGCgtttgtaacatattataaatataaatgatacgagactaaaattactattttttattaactcaattatttgttaatataaataaattttttaattacatatatttttttctttgtaaagtattaaattatgtttgtgtatataaataattaattgtaatgtaAAGTATCTTAGAGATTATTGAGTCatggttgattttttttttttaataattaaagagaaattaatgtgtataatgaaaataacttATTGAATACTGAAACCCAATGGAAacgttgaatatatttttcaaaaatcattggcctattttatatacaacatatattataaacaataatatgtgtgtgtgtgtgtgtgtgtgtatatttatatgtcatttcttttatttttattcatatgcttctaaaaccattttaaatagtttaaattattttatttgctttttactatcatgttgtttatttattattttcggaAACTgatgtttaaatttacaaaaataggaTTGTAATAATGATCTATGCTTGTGTAaacatcatttatatatttttttctcttaattACAGTAGTAAACTGTTAATGggtttaatttatgttttttattattattattattattatattatacattatgtaattaCACACAAAACTCAATGGTCATCTGTAAAATATAAGtgtcttaaaaaatgtaaactggGACTATTGAGGGAAAATAAGAACTAACCAAACATgtctcattaaattatataatttatactttagtcACGACTGCAACTTTTATAACAAATTGtgagcataatattaaatatatgctttataaattattatgttaacatttcaactgttttgatattttttattacaaatcctACTTTTTCCTACAAATGTTATCTTATTTATTCTGTAATAATTAATgccataaaatattgtattgtaaattattatttaacatggataatttttttgaaattagaaatcttGTTAATTTCACAACAATACATAGAAACATTTCAATGGAAGCCAATTAatacaaactattataaaagGGCATAGTACGCTAGGTAGTATTATTGATCTGCAAATAAAAAGCTGAGTTATCTAAACTCATTACCTCGTactacctgcatgtgttgtctctgtcttgtAAGGCATAGCAAATATGTGTTCAGCagattcaattttatgctgttctaaaaatattagagtcaatttacctattatcaaacttaaagattataatattatctagggcatctcataggcttttattaatatcttaatttttaagtgagttatagttatgtaaaatataaaaactttaaaatgctcttaactcacttaaaaattaaaatatcaataaaagcctatatgagatgccctagataatattattacctttaagtttgataataggtaaattgaatctgctgaacacaaattttcTGTCCTACGTTCGTAAGACAGAGACACCACATACGGGTTTGACGTCTTTTTAATGAGTTTTGATAACACAACTTTTTATTTGCAGATCAATAATACTACCTAGCGTACTATGCCcttttataatagtttgtaaTAATTGGCTTCCattgaaatgtttatatgtattgttgtgaaattaacaagatttcaaatttcaaaaaaattatccatgTTAAGTGAATGTAGTCATTCATTGGTCTCGGTAAATTTCTGTATCATTTTTTTACTGAACAtcatgttttcattttttcttctGTGCAAACTGTTGTTAACTACTAAGTATGTAGATCCATTGTCTGCAAATTGCATCATCAATGTTATACATCTTCCTGCATAATCCACACTGtaaatcatacaaatatttgattatatattaggGTTGGGACTGCATTTAGATATTTTGAATGTAGTCTGAGTGTACAATGTATCCAAGTTATTGccaatatttaaacttatatagttagtaaaataaaaatataatatttattagttgtattGAAAGACAATTGTACTTTGTCGAatattgactattatattatgttgtgtctATTGAGTAGTATGGGTTCATAGAAGACAGAACTGATTTTAGTTCATCAGACTGACAAGATAAGCTGTAATATTTATCAGTAATAAGCATGTCACGATCACATTTTTTGGtagaatatctttttttttatccaatattTTCACATTTGTTCTCTAAgtcttaataaaattacaactaaAGAAttgtcataattaattattattctaggtACTTATGAGTTATCGCGACTCCTTTGATTACGAACTCATTTTATTTTAcgcaacatatttttaatacgtttataatacaaaactatcCAAAGCTAAAAgtcaatgtatttattgttaatacaataatattaataatatatcaaatataataaaatttagtaaaaatttaaaaatcgatttgTGGTGGCCATTGTTTTGCAATATTATCAAGTAAAACGTTGAACttgtattaattatgattagtaTTCCTCCACATAAATTCCGTCAAGTAGGATTCTAAATGGTGTCTCGCTGTACCTCTATGACGTTTATTTCTCCATTTCGCCGATCCCCAAAGTCTTTCTATTCCTTATGTGTGAGCATGTGTACTTGGATCAACAAAATTATAAGAATGATTCACTGTGAAATGCTGATAACCATTATCTTGTATTGCGTTATATGCCCGCCAGCAATCTGAGTAAATTATATCGTCCCTTTCTCTATGTGTTGATGTATTTTTGACATCAAAGTAGCAGAGACTGATCAGGAACTACTAAAGATACCTCTTTTGTTTCATGGCATATTCCGCCAAAAATCCGTTGCTGGGGGAGGGCAGTACTCTTccacaattatttttacgtttaGTGAACAAAC includes:
- the LOC132918623 gene encoding ubiquitin carboxyl-terminal hydrolase 10-like isoform X1; its protein translation is MDNNSTQEFEFLDFTDINDMERGRLLHMLYSARNESWVSGEDGFKHPDFPWTFRGTQPQALPPPGLMNEVGNITHISDWNTAADEYDCGYPTVNGDTEPENPVMINGGNFVPGPPPPVYQMVPNPPVYMGNVPPPVHGYVPSQMSPYQQPMYPGPEPPMDPNLRRPNISRNPKGIPPLPNVKRNNDIAYRHPDNMEMANYQSPPTYIAVPPPHYYYSPQNSPLYLPPHHGHPTYPMYTHPHPTLYNPYQQPGPPMYHSPPAGQVPQQPLLVESCKPNVNQIPPVHNIYPQVPENVNESPVTSNPEIISIPQDKEEELQVQPDHIEVNEIVPEETRDERLVIVSDVPIVESIPPVESCEKIKEPLSIKTKKKKESASNISSDIVPEIQKHEKEETITEDVTPVVEFKEETTLSQEQASLPSIPPVVLPEVQDTEPVKPVFKTWAGLFTGCTSTSSDKVFTLHGSSQPTTNTNTESVIMPSRILPDNAIRTSVFITNNNQKQTLPVKPRPSSSNSISSIDDNTLHLQRLGEFLSVYNLDHKTAHLQPRGLTNRNTRCYINATLQALLTCPPFFNLMRSVQFKLKNRNNRGQQKTQTPILESMVQFIGEFQQLSIKNGRTTQQQRQATSVATQETPDTGPAFEPSYVYKILPAFEEGRQEDAEEFMSYLLNGINDEMIELIKMSKSNISNGETQAEVDVIDNNNEWKEVNGKHKMVTRRTVMEKTPLSEIFRGQLRTRTVKNGENEPTENIEPFFTLKLDIEKAKSVREALDMLVNKDTLEGLTCPKTNRELDAYQQVTIDELPYVLLLHLKCFEYKQQKLTKIVKNVEFSVDLKIEPRLISKNSKINMKTRQYKLFAVVYHDGKEANKGHYFADVFYVALGRWLRFDDASVRFVTDKEVCQPKPPCMPYLLYYRRNDTIAALSAFDNKGR
- the LOC132918623 gene encoding ubiquitin carboxyl-terminal hydrolase 10-like isoform X2; protein product: MDNNSTQEFEFLDFTDINDMERGRLLHMLYSARNESWVSGEDGFKHPDFPWTFRGTQPQALPPPGLMNEVGNITHISDWNTAADEYVNGDTEPENPVMINGGNFVPGPPPPVYQMVPNPPVYMGNVPPPVHGYVPSQMSPYQQPMYPGPEPPMDPNLRRPNISRNPKGIPPLPNVKRNNDIAYRHPDNMEMANYQSPPTYIAVPPPHYYYSPQNSPLYLPPHHGHPTYPMYTHPHPTLYNPYQQPGPPMYHSPPAGQVPQQPLLVESCKPNVNQIPPVHNIYPQVPENVNESPVTSNPEIISIPQDKEEELQVQPDHIEVNEIVPEETRDERLVIVSDVPIVESIPPVESCEKIKEPLSIKTKKKKESASNISSDIVPEIQKHEKEETITEDVTPVVEFKEETTLSQEQASLPSIPPVVLPEVQDTEPVKPVFKTWAGLFTGCTSTSSDKVFTLHGSSQPTTNTNTESVIMPSRILPDNAIRTSVFITNNNQKQTLPVKPRPSSSNSISSIDDNTLHLQRLGEFLSVYNLDHKTAHLQPRGLTNRNTRCYINATLQALLTCPPFFNLMRSVQFKLKNRNNRGQQKTQTPILESMVQFIGEFQQLSIKNGRTTQQQRQATSVATQETPDTGPAFEPSYVYKILPAFEEGRQEDAEEFMSYLLNGINDEMIELIKMSKSNISNGETQAEVDVIDNNNEWKEVNGKHKMVTRRTVMEKTPLSEIFRGQLRTRTVKNGENEPTENIEPFFTLKLDIEKAKSVREALDMLVNKDTLEGLTCPKTNRELDAYQQVTIDELPYVLLLHLKCFEYKQQKLTKIVKNVEFSVDLKIEPRLISKNSKINMKTRQYKLFAVVYHDGKEANKGHYFADVFYVALGRWLRFDDASVRFVTDKEVCQPKPPCMPYLLYYRRNDTIAALSAFDNKGR